The DNA segment ATGAATTATAAGGCAGTAATACCTAAGGATTTTAAGTCTGTAGTTATCATAGATAAAGATGATTTGGTAGATGCTATAGACAGGGCGTCATTGCTGGCTTCAAACAAAAGCAATCTAATTAAATTTACTTTTAATGAAAGAGAACTTGTGATATCATCAAATTCTGAAAAAGGAAAGATGTCGGAAAGACTTAATATAGAGATTGAAGGCAATCTTATTGAGATAGCTTTTAACTCCAGGTACCTTTTGGAGGCACTTAGAGTCATCGATTCTGAAAAAATAAAGATGAGCATGATAAACAGCATAAATCCTATGATAATAACGCCGATAGAAGATGATGATTACTTGTACATGGTATTGCCTGTAAAATTAAATGATTAGTCGAAAGGGTTTGGTATGATGGAAGAAGTAAAGATAAGCACTGAATACATTACGCTTGATCAATTTTTAAAGTACGTAGGCATAGCAGAAACTGGCGGTAAAGGTAAACAGATGATATTGGATGGCCTTGTAAGAGTAAATGGAAATATTGAGCTTAAAAGAGGGAAAAAATTGCGCAAAGGTGATACAGTGGTTGTAAATGAGAAACAGTTTGTAATTAAATAAAGTACAGTTTTGCTGTACGAAAGGAAAAGGAATGAATGTATCTAAAAGAGCTTATTGTTGACAATTTTAAGAATTTAAAGCATCAAAAGGTTACATTTTCTGCTGGTATAAATGTAATATACGGTTCAAATGCACAAGGAAAAAGCAATCTTTTAGAGTGCATAAGGTTGTTAAGCATCGGAAAATCCTTTAGAAATAGCAAAAATAGGGATATGGTGTGTTTTGATGGGGATTATTATTATATAAAAGGTGTTTTCGACGTAGATGGTGAAGAAGTGACAGTTGAGACAGGGTATAAGTTAAATCAAAACAGATTTTTTAAGGTAAATAACAATAAGATAAAGAATATTTCGGAGTTAATCGGCATTATACTTACTACGATTTTTTCTCCAGATGACCTAAATATTGTAAAAGGCAGCCCTTCATCAAGAAGGCGATACATCGATGCATCTATTTCAATGATGAAGAGAAACTACCTTTACGACATAATACAATACAACAAGGTTTTAGCAAACAGAAACAAGATTTTAAAGGATGTAAAATTTAAAAGAGAAAGTGCAAGGCTTTTGGACATTATGGATGAGCAGCTTTCATTTTTTGGTTCAAAGATTATCATGTACAGAAGGCAGTACATCAATAATCTTGATTTAATAGTAAAAAAGATTGTTCAAGATATTTCATGTGAAAAAGTTGATCTGATATATTGGAATAATGTTACAGACAAAATTGATGATATTAAGTCTACTAAGGATTTATTTTTAAATAAGTTGATTTCAAACAGGGATGTGGATATAAGGTATGGTGATACGAAGTACGGGCCTCACAGAGATGATGTGAAAATATCGATAAATGGCCATGATTCAAGAATTTTTGCTTCACAAGGTCAGCAGCGGACGATTGTACTGTGTCTTAAATTGGCAGAATACGAAGTAATAAGATCAGAAAATGGTGAAAGTCCTATACTTTTGCTGGATGATGTCATGTCAGAGTTAGACGAAAATAGGAGAAAATATATCTTAAATAAAGTTGAAGGGTGTCAGACTTTTATAACACATACAGAAAAAAAAGATGTAAAAGGCGATAAATACTTTTTGATTTCAAATGGAGTAATAATACCTGATTAAGGAGGAAAATATGTACGTTCATTTAGGTGGGAATGTAGTGGTGCCAGACGATGAAATAATTGCAGTTTTTAATATAGATGTTAAATCGTCAAAAGATACCAGCGAATTTTTAAGGGTTGCTGAAGAAGAAGGATTCATCGTAAAAATATCAGATGACAATATAAAGTCTTTTGTAATAACAGAGAGAAACAAAAAAAGCATAATTTACATATCTCCCATATCGTCCTACACCATCATTAAAAGAGCTTTAAAATACAGCGAATAAAAAATAGAGGTAAAACCTCTATTTTTTTACAAATCTATTTATTATGGCATCTTGTGTTAGATGTTCAAATGAGTCATCTAAAGGCGTTAGATTGCAATTGCCGTATTTTCTTTCCAGAGCTTTTTTTATCAGCATGTCTGTAAACTCTGGATTTTTAGGCAGCACTGGGCCGTGAAGGTATGTTCCAAATGTGTTTTTGTATATTGCGCCTTCCATGCCGTCTTCGCCGTTATTGCCATTTCCATATATGACCTTTCCTAAAGGCTTAACGTTATTTTGCAAAAATGTCTTTCCGGAGTGATTTTCAAATCCTACCATCTTAAATGTCTTGCCATCGATAGATGATTCTATTATTATGTTGTCAATCATCCTTTTATTTCCTGCTACCGTGTATATTTCAAGTGCACCTATGCCAGGCAATTTGTTTCCGTCTGAAGATAAGTAGTACATGCCAAGCAGTTGGTATCCGCCACATATGCTGAGAAGCGTCAATCCATCTTCAATGGCAGACTTTAAATTTTTTGCTCTCTTTAATGTCAGATCATCGCTGACGATTTTCTGCTCCCTGTCAGAGCCACCACCTAAGAACAGTATGTCGATGTCTTTGAAATTTGTATTTGTGTCTACTGTTATGGCCTTTATTTCGGCTTCAATTCCTCTCCACTCACATCTTCTTTTCAGTGTTATTATGTTTCCTCTATCACCGTAAAGATTCAGTAGCTCTGGATACATATGGCCTATTACGAGTTTCATTGTTTTACACCTCTTGATTTTAAGTAATTATTTACTTCGTGCAATGACGTGTAGTTAGGAAGGACAGCTATCAATTCTTCATCTGTTATGGTTGGAATGTAGTCCAGTGCTTCATCTATTGGTTTTATGATTTTTATCTTCTTTTGATCTATTCCGGCGTATTTAAGCCTTAATGCCATATCTTCTGCTCTTAACCCTGATGTCACAACATGGTTTATTTTTGTATGTGATACAAAATTTTCGATGTCTACATCCCAAAGCCAAGATACATCTCTGCCGTCAGCGTAATTGTCGTTTATGGCAACTAATAAGTTTAAAGGTTTGTTGATTTCTCTTAACATGTTTAAAGTGCTGTCAAAGCCTATGGGATTTTTAATGAGGTTTACTATGGTTTTTTTGCCCTTTAAATAAGTCTTTTGAAGTCTACCTGCAATAGGCGTGTAGTTGTTAAGCCCCGCTTGTATATCTGAAAATGAAATTCCTAAAAGTACATTTGCTGCTACAGATGCCATGACGTTATAAACATTGTATGCACCTGTAAGATGGCTTTTTACGTTTATTAACTTGTCTTTATATTTTAATTTGAATGATATGCCATCTTCTGTAAGTTTTATGTCAAGTGCGCCGAAATCCAATTTTGGCCGTGATTTTCCGCATTTAGGGCAGTAATAGTCGCCAAGCTGACCGTAAAAAACATCCCTGTAGACGTATTTTCCACCGCAAACCGGACAGTATTTCTGTTCAAATGCTGGTGATAGGCTGTAGCCGTAATTTAACTTGTCTAAGATGCCGTAGTAAAAGACATTTAGATTGAGGTCATCGCCTAAAGAAGCTGTAAAAGGTTCGTCTGCATTTAAAAGAAGCATTGAATCTTTAGGAAGTTTACTTAAAGATTCTTTGACTTTTTTGATTGTCGTGTCTAACTCGCCGTATCTGTCAAGCTGATCTCTAAAAAAATTCGTCACAACGACTACCTTTGGATTGATGTCATTTAAGACAAGAGGCATATTCGCTTCGTCGACTTCAAAAACGCCAGTATCGCAACTTATATTGCCAAAAATGTCGCTGTTTTTTATAAGCACAGTGGCAATTCCACTTAACATGTTTGCTCCTTCTCTATTATGAACTACTTTCTTGCCAGACGACTTTAAAATCTCTGCTATAAGTCCCGATGTAGTAGTCTTTCCATTTGTTCCTGTCACAACTATCTTTTCATTTTTTACGTCTTTTACGATGTTCTTTATGATATCAGCATCTACCTTTAAAGCTAATTTTCCTGGCAATGATGTACCATTTTTTCCAGTTAATTTACAACCAACTATTACAAATTTTCCTACTAAAATACCGAGAAGATCCAATATAACACCACCTTGAAAATGAACATCATATCTATATATTTAAGTATATTATAAAATAGTCTTTTTATAAAATAAAAAATTTCCTTTTAGAAGTGAAAATGCGAAAAAATCTGCTTAAATTCGCTTCCTTGTATAAAAAACAAAAAAATGATACAATAAAACTATTGGAATTTAGTACGGAGGTATGTATATGGCAAATGATGAAACATATGGTGCAAGTCAAATTCAAATATTAGAGGGTCTTGAGGCTGTAAGGAAGCGTCCTGGCATGTACATAGGTAGTACCAGCAGCAGGGGACTTCACCATCTTGTATATGAGATAGTAGACAATAGCATTGATGAAGCATTGGCAGGGTACTGCAAAAATATAGATGTCATTATTCACAAAGATAATTCTGTATCTGTAATAGATGATGGTAGGGGAATACCGACAGACATACATCCACAAACAGGCAAATCGGGTGTTGAAGTTGCGCTGACTGTGTTACATGCAGGCGGTAAGTTTAACAATGACGTGTACAAAGTTTCTGGTGGTCTTCATGGTGTAGGACTGTCAGTAGTAAATGCTTTGTCAAAAAAGCTTGAAGTTATCGTCAAGCAAAATGGAAAAGTGTATCAGCAGAAATATGAAAGAGGGGTTCCAAAGACAGATCTTACAGTAATCGGTGAGACAG comes from the Thermoanaerobacterium sp. PSU-2 genome and includes:
- a CDS encoding RNA-binding S4 domain-containing protein codes for the protein MEEVKISTEYITLDQFLKYVGIAETGGKGKQMILDGLVRVNGNIELKRGKKLRKGDTVVVNEKQFVIK
- the recF gene encoding DNA replication/repair protein RecF translates to MYLKELIVDNFKNLKHQKVTFSAGINVIYGSNAQGKSNLLECIRLLSIGKSFRNSKNRDMVCFDGDYYYIKGVFDVDGEEVTVETGYKLNQNRFFKVNNNKIKNISELIGIILTTIFSPDDLNIVKGSPSSRRRYIDASISMMKRNYLYDIIQYNKVLANRNKILKDVKFKRESARLLDIMDEQLSFFGSKIIMYRRQYINNLDLIVKKIVQDISCEKVDLIYWNNVTDKIDDIKSTKDLFLNKLISNRDVDIRYGDTKYGPHRDDVKISINGHDSRIFASQGQQRTIVLCLKLAEYEVIRSENGESPILLLDDVMSELDENRRKYILNKVEGCQTFITHTEKKDVKGDKYFLISNGVIIPD
- a CDS encoding extracellular matrix regulator RemB, yielding MYVHLGGNVVVPDDEIIAVFNIDVKSSKDTSEFLRVAEEEGFIVKISDDNIKSFVITERNKKSIIYISPISSYTIIKRALKYSE
- a CDS encoding glutamine amidotransferase is translated as MKLVIGHMYPELLNLYGDRGNIITLKRRCEWRGIEAEIKAITVDTNTNFKDIDILFLGGGSDREQKIVSDDLTLKRAKNLKSAIEDGLTLLSICGGYQLLGMYYLSSDGNKLPGIGALEIYTVAGNKRMIDNIIIESSIDGKTFKMVGFENHSGKTFLQNNVKPLGKVIYGNGNNGEDGMEGAIYKNTFGTYLHGPVLPKNPEFTDMLIKKALERKYGNCNLTPLDDSFEHLTQDAIINRFVKK
- a CDS encoding Mur ligase family protein; the protein is MDLLGILVGKFVIVGCKLTGKNGTSLPGKLALKVDADIIKNIVKDVKNEKIVVTGTNGKTTTSGLIAEILKSSGKKVVHNREGANMLSGIATVLIKNSDIFGNISCDTGVFEVDEANMPLVLNDINPKVVVVTNFFRDQLDRYGELDTTIKKVKESLSKLPKDSMLLLNADEPFTASLGDDLNLNVFYYGILDKLNYGYSLSPAFEQKYCPVCGGKYVYRDVFYGQLGDYYCPKCGKSRPKLDFGALDIKLTEDGISFKLKYKDKLINVKSHLTGAYNVYNVMASVAANVLLGISFSDIQAGLNNYTPIAGRLQKTYLKGKKTIVNLIKNPIGFDSTLNMLREINKPLNLLVAINDNYADGRDVSWLWDVDIENFVSHTKINHVVTSGLRAEDMALRLKYAGIDQKKIKIIKPIDEALDYIPTITDEELIAVLPNYTSLHEVNNYLKSRGVKQ